The Rhodococcus rhodochrous DNA window CGGACCGCAGATCGGTGCGCTGGTCTTCTCCGACCCCTCGCATCTCGAACGGGTCCCGGCGATGTCGCTGAATCCGCACGCGCGCGGTGCCGAACGCCTCGAGGTGGGCGGTCACCAGTTCGGGCTGCTCGCCGGTATCCCCGCGTCCATCGACTTCATGGCCTCGCTGGACGACGATGCCACCGGTTCGCGCCGCGAGCGTCTCGACGTCTCGATCAGCTCGATGCAGAACTACCAGGATGTGCTGTTCGACCGTCTGATGCGACAGCTCGACAGTCTCACCGGCGTGATCGTGCTCGGCCGCGCGTCGAGCCGCGTCCCCACTCTCAGCTTCACCGTCGACGGGGTCCCGGCCGAGAAGGTCGCCGCGCATCTCGCCGACCGCCGCATCGCGACGGTGGCGAGCACCCGCGGATCGAGCCGGCTCCTCGACTCCCTCGGCGTCAGCGACGAAGGGGGAGCGGTGAGCATCGGCCTCGCCCCCTACACCACGAGCTTCGAGGTCGATCAGCTCGTCCGCGAGCTCCGCAACCTCTAGTTCCGCGCGATCCTCAACACGACCTTCCCGACGGTCTCGGGGCTGTCGAGCAGTTCGTGTGCCTGTGCTGCCTCGGTGATCGGCAGCTCGGCGTGCACGACGGGATGGACCTTCGCCTCCTCGATGAGCGGCCACAGATCGGCGCGCACGGAGTCGATGATCTCGCTCTTGCCCGACGGACCCGAGTCCGGACGGCCGCGCAGACCGGTCGCGATGACGTGACCGCGCTTGGCAAGCAACTTACCGAGGTGCAGTTCGCCCTTCGTGCCGCCCTGCATGCCGATGACGACGAGCCGTCCGTCCGGAGCGAGGACGTCGATGTTCCGGGACAGGTACTTCGCACCCATGTTGTCGAGCACCACGTCGGCGCCACCGAAGGTATTGCGCACCTCGGAGACGAAGTCCTGTTCGCGGTAGTCGATCGCCAGGTCGGCGCCGAGTTCGCGACAGCGGTCCAGCTTGCCGGCCGAGGCCGTCACCGCCACCTTCGCGCCGAGCGCCTTGCCCACCTGGATGGCGTGTGTACCGATGCCGCCACCGCCACCGTGGACGAGCAGGACG harbors:
- a CDS encoding NAD(P)H-quinone oxidoreductase, whose product is MYAIVATEPGGPEVLRWTEQPDPDLPPGHVLLDVAATAVNRADLLQRRGLYPPPPGASDILGLECSGVISELGEGVTGWNIGDKVCALLTGGGYAEKVAVPASQLLPVPKGIDIAIAASLPEIACTVWSNVVMAAGLKRGDVLLVHGGGGGIGTHAIQVGKALGAKVAVTASAGKLDRCRELGADLAIDYREQDFVSEVRNTFGGADVVLDNMGAKYLSRNIDVLAPDGRLVVIGMQGGTKGELHLGKLLAKRGHVIATGLRGRPDSGPSGKSEIIDSVRADLWPLIEEAKVHPVVHAELPITEAAQAHELLDSPETVGKVVLRIARN